The Dendropsophus ebraccatus isolate aDenEbr1 chromosome 3, aDenEbr1.pat, whole genome shotgun sequence genomic interval agggctctgctacatgtacattacacacatatacagctcagctacatgtacattacacatatatacagctcagctacatgtacattacacacatacagctcagctacatgtacattacatacagctcagctacatgtacattacacatatacagctcagctacatgtacattacacatatatacagctcagctacatgtacattacacatatatacagctcagctacatgtacattacacacatatacagctcagctacatgtacattacacacatttacagctcagctacatgtacattacacacatacagctcagctacatgtacattacacacatatacagctcagctacatgtacattacacatatacagctcagctacatgtacattacacacatacagctcagctacatgtacattacacatatacagctcagctacatgtacattacacacatacagctcagctacatgtacattacacatatacagctcagctacatgtacattacacatatacagctcagctacatgtacattacacatatacagctcagctacatgtacattacacatatacagctcagctacatgtacattacacatatacagctcagctacatgtacattacacatatatacagctcagctacatgtacattacacacatatacagctcagctacatgtacattacacacatatacagctcagctacatgtacattacacacatacagctcagctacatgtacattacacatatacagctcagctacatgtacattacacacagggctctgctgcaggcatatataacacacacatacacagctctgctgcacacacatcacacacacacagctctgctgcatacacatcacttcagctcatccagcacagcagagtcctgcatacactgagcagcagcctcctcctccatgtgactgatcacatgactgtgacatcatggcaggtcctggaagcacatgGCTCTGCAGGTGGAAAGATGTGTGGCGTCACCACAGGGAAGGACCTGGCGGACACAGTTAGATGCTGGTAGGAGAGGGAAACACATGGttcctgtcatatatctgtctgttctCCTATAACATGGATAAGGCTGTGATTCTGTGGTGCTCAGTGTCCGGGATGTTCCCCTCCCCCGCAGTGCTGAGGTCTGTGTAGTCTCCTCCCCCACAGTGCTGAGGTCTGTGTAGTCTCCTCCCCCGCAGTGCTGAGGTCTATGTAGTCTCCTCCCCCACAGTGCTGAGGTCTGTGTAGTCTCCTCCCCCGCAGTGCTGAGGTCTATGTAGTCTCCTCCCCCGCAGTGCTGAGGTCTGTGTAGTCTCCTCCCCCGCAGTGCTGAGGTCTGTGTAGTCTCCTCCCCCGCAGTGCTGAGGTCTGTGTAGTCTCCTCCCCCGCAGTGCTGAGGTCTGTGTAGTCTCCTCCCTCCAGGATTGGGAAACATCTCAGCTTGTGTGCAGAATTATAATTGGACTCCATTCAGCTGCAATActgtacacaacctgaggacaggggtggagctgttttatttttatttttggataTCTCCTTTTAATAAAAGGTCAGACAAGATGACTACCATCATAAACGTATTAGTAGAGGGGGATATAatgctggaggactggagattatACCGGAGGAGGAGGTAATATGGAAGGATGAGAGGTTTTGGGCTTCTGTAGATTACACACCGGTTACATTCTGGTTTCTTGTTACATTAAAAAatactggaatctgattggtcgctatagtctcctcccatcatctgcacaAAGTTAGTAaatcttagagccctattacacggacagattattGTGTGGAAAATCATTACATTTGATAATCTTTGTGTatgcaacgatcaaacgactaacaaaAATTAATTTGTGCGTCATTGATTCATTCTCTCATTATCTTTCCAGATCACCTTCCTAGACTCCAgcatcctctgctgatatcttctatataagagaccgacccatcaaccatggagagagacagagacaagatggccgagaggataataaccctcaccctacacatactcttcctgcttactggggaggtgagggattctgggagtgatgtcatcatgacatcattcttatctatggaataacagatggataggactggagaggtgaggcattctgggagtgatgtcatcatgacatcattcttatctatggaataacagattgataggactggagaggtgagggattctgggagtgatgtcatcatgacatcattcttatctatggaataacagatggataggactggagaggtgagggattctgggagtgatgtcatcatgacatcattcttatctatggaataacagatggataggactggagaggtgagggattctgggaatggatggagtgatagtaatgtgtctctccatacacaggattacacagtagtaaagaagtcctctagtgggcgctgtggggcccctgggggtgaaggatggggaagaaccctgagcccaatcccggggcccctgatacatgaggaaatggaggaagagaagatcctagaagtcaccaacaagatggtggagctgctgagtggagaggtgagactgtggctgctgggaatgctgggacattatacagtaacaccactggaggggtggggggggatgactgtgtgatcattgtgtgtgtcaggttcctataaggtgtcaggacgtggcggtctatttctccatggaggagtgggagtatgtagaaggacacaaggatcagtacaaggatgtgatgctggaggatcagcagcccctcccatcagcaggtaatagacaggactatatacacacctcctctctgtattatctggatggaaagaatgaattcagtctctgtatgtgttccctccagtcagatccagtaagagaacagcaccagagagatgtccccgtcctcttctcccacaggatcaggatcaggtagatggagatgttccctatgatctgtacatcccacctgacttctcctactgtctgatgacttttacaatatttctctcacatcttatgaatcaggggggaGATCTTATTGTGATCAATGCTACAGATATAAccgtaaaagaagaagaagaagaggaggtgacagatgtgagcagtgatgagcagtataaggaggaaatCAATACCGGGAAGGATCTGAACTATATTAATGCTCCAGATATGATGgtaaaagaagagacagatgacagcagtgatgagcagtataaggaggacatctctacaggtaaccgcccaggtgagtagtgaccactaaatgcagagaacagtcaccgGCTGTAAATATTCTGTGTGTATTATTGTgtgtataatatagatagatagaatatagtcATATAATATGTATGTGCTGTGCCGGTCTGTAGCTGATCACCTGTGAGCTGCAGACACTGAACCTCATCTGGTATAAGTATCAGCTTTAAAACTGTGTCCACCAGGATCCTAATGGCATGGGATTCCACAGCCAAGCAGCTGTATGCAAGCTCTACATAGCCAAGAATAATGCAATCTAATGAACAAGTCTGGGTTTCGTGAACGATACCAGTCTGAAGAATGTGTCCTTAATTCCATTATAATTTTCCCCAGACTGATGGGGTCTCTAGCTTTTATACACACTTTTACCTTCTCAAACTCTACATAAAAGTAGTTATTGGTATGTAGGTGGTTAACAGTCCTCTTTTTTTGAGAAGAGTTTCCACCTTTTTTACTGCTTAGGCCTCTTTCACTTGTTCAGTaatttttcaggaccgtatattatGTCCACAATCCACTACATATCCGTCCTTAGTGCATCCGTTATCCGAATTTTTTACGGATCCCATAGATGTCTATTGCCGCATTGTTGCGCATTTACAGCTGCACTGGCACATGTCCTATATACAGATCCATATAACTACAAATAGTGTGATTAGCCCAATAGAAATTAATGGACCCTAATTTTTTCCataattacggacaaatttaccGAACATGTGAATAAGACCTAAGGATTTCGGCTAACCTGCCTTCAGCTTCTACATGCTTCTTCCTGACACATTGTGATCATTGttaatatgttacatagtgtCTGCAATATGTTTGTTATATGACTCAAAGATTacagaaatggtgttttctcctttgcagatgattctaccaggagctcagggggacatcagatctcctcagaggatcatatcacacaagatacatatgaggagccgtccactatcccagatacaccctcagcccctcacagcaaagatctctcatctcatcctgttatacaagtcccatcttctgatccatcacagcaagctgacatttacagagaagacgatgaacatcaaagagaaaatacaggaaagactcagttttcatgttcacaatgtaAAAAGATCTTTGCTCTTAAAAAATATCTAAAAAgacatcagaaaattcacacaggggagaagccattttcatgttcagaatgtgggaaatattttgctcttaaatcaAATTTTCTTGTACATCaacaaattcacacaggggagaaaccattttcatgttcagaatgtgggagagGCTTTGTTcaaaaatcagatcttgttaaacatcaaaaaactcacacgggggagaagccgttttcatgctcagagtgtgggaaatgttttagtcaGAAAACTAAGCTGGTCACACATGTGAAaatccacacaggagagaagccattttcttgttcagaatgtggggtgtgttttacaaagaaatcaaAACTGGtcgaacatcaaagaattcacacaggggagaagccttttttgtgttcagaatgtgggaaatgcttttcTCAGAAACCGTATCTTGTtgagcatcagagaactcacactggggagaagccattttcatgctcaaaatgtgggaaatgttttactcagaaatcaactCTTGgtaaacatcaaagaactcacacaaagCAAAGGGGAAGGGAGGAGGGTAGCAAGGCTGGAGTGGACACCATGCTCCTCCcctgacacacacaggagagtcAGCTGTCCTGTACTGTAAGGCTCCTGGCTGGTCACTGGCAACTTCCTGCAGCATCTCTGCGCTACAGCTTATTGCTACTAGCAGAGGCTCGCATCACAGAGGCTGTAGAGGGCTCTGCTACTGGAGCCACCTTACAGGATGCTACCTTTACACCACCACCCCCTCACCCCTGGGTGAGAACATCTGCAGGCAGTGTGGAGATCACAGCCTGCTGTTCCCATGGAcatgggggatttatcaagggctttgcgcctattttattGGATAATTAGATTTTTCACAGCCTTTCGGTCTAAGTTCTATTCATGAATGAGTATTCGAccagtgaatattttttagatgcaatttttttttttaatctgcctgttttgcgtattcacccaaaaatccaCATAATCCTGGATTTGCCCCAAACTTATCATTTATAACAGACTGGTGCAGGTCTATGTTTGGtgagtaccaggtgaattttttggggattttttttgtgtaactttttacttagactcaaattagactccttagtaagtgTCCACGTGGTCAGTtatgcaccactacacccagctagctgctgtatatgtagtgtgtagtaTTTATGTATTCGTATAACGGATGAATGTTGTATGTGTTGAACGCTCAGGTGTGGGCCATTCCCGTTTTAAatcttaattttatttatttttttactaaataaACATTTTTCTCCTTGAAGGCGCCTCAGTTGCGTATTTTAATGGTGTTTGAGGCAGCAGCTATATTGCTTCGTACAGTAGTAGTGTCCCCACTGTGCACCCATATGAGCAGTGATGGCCATTATGTGCTCAGAGACTGTATTCAggccaccctgtgcccccatttagtagaCATGCCCTCTCTTTGCCCCGATAAAGTATAGGAGGTCatctatgtgcccccatatagtatttaggcctctctgtgcatccatgtaggtagccccctcccccagttGTTAACCCGCCAAGTAAGTAGAATCCCCCATGTACCTATCCTCAAAGTAGGTAGTCCCACTTATagttaaccccttgctgcaaaatgatGTTTGGGAAAtgtcatgtaatgcaggtagttcctgctgTCCCTAACAACGATGGGACAGCGGTtgaaggctgtgtcacacagcctccttccGCTGCTACTGCCCGAAGGGGAGCCGCGTGCCCCCcaggacagttaaccccataggcgccgcatcgtctatggggaatccggagggagatctgctccctccgaagccccccccccccccgagccatGCAAGCGTTTGGGCGGCTCGGGGGTCACCATAGCAACCCAGGTGCTGCTTAATGTGTCTGGGCTGCTATAGTATATAACTATCagacccctgcactgaggcatGGGTCTGATCATATGAATGAGCTGTCATtgtactgacagctcattcactctataatacattgcagcactgatcatgtgctgtaatgtattataaatgtacctgcaaaagttgaaacacacacaaatacataaataaatacacaaataaattaaatatacacattcctcaTCCCCCTTTagaaatgatcccctataaataagatacatatatttggtatcgctgcatccgtaatgaccccgtctattaactcgttacattaattatcctgcccgattaacgccgcaaaaataaaaaaaactaatcaaaattacattttttttgttaaattgtgttttttattcataccacctcataaaaaattttataaaaaatgatcagggtgtcacatgtcccccagaatggtaaagatggaaacatcaacttgtcttacacaaatattttggcaccgcaaggcctctgtgacatggtagaatggctaaaaaaaaacaaataaaaaaaaggccccataattccccaggtctctgtcatgtctgcggcctgtggttgagtcaggtgacgcactgcggccgcatatgagggatttctagaaacattggaataaggggaatcaatagtgagtggtatttctcagttagtatttgctgtgttagaagaaaaaattaattaaaatggaatatctgccaaaaaaatgaaatttttacaTTCCCCCccccaacttgcttaaatttcttgtaaacacctaaagggttaataaacttatgaaatgttactttgaatactttgaggggtgcagtttttacagtggagagatttatgggggtaactaacatacaggccccacaaatccacttcagaactgaactggtccctaataaaatcagaattgtaATTTTCATGAAAGTTTGCAAAATTCCGAAGCCCTCTAAcaacctaaaaagtaaaaggacgttcaccaaatgacgtcaccataaagtagacatgttgtagatgttgcagtaataattagtttatgtgatatgactatttttcttaggagaagagaattttgaatataaagaaatgtaaatttttcaaatttttgcgcaaatgtgtttattacaaaaaaactactgagtgtatcaaccaaagtatacaacaaacataaagaggaatatgtcacgaaaaaacaatctcagaataaccgcgataattaaaagcatcgcagagttatcactacatagagAGAGACGGGTCAGATtagaaaaataggccctggtcattaaggccaaaacaggctgcggaggcaaggggttaaagggggttatccacctaagagcgaaaaaaatgaaatgctagctctTCTCacccaccaagtccccctgagtattttgagccgtctcttgtctttctagctgctgccgttcctgagttacaagtttttctaaaagccgaccTATAACCAAGATGgagccggccaggaaactacatttcaaatcaagcatctccctgattggtccatttgtgtacttgctcccttagctttctttcctgcccactgctatagtacagtaaatacagctgtttttttcacagactttgcattgaatctctccaatattccatactagctgatggtatagcagagctgacgcgcgtatggtgtagctatgtgctgcataacgggcatatGTTTACTGGGCGTGGGGGACGTTGTGTATGTttaaatctctgcttgctgagctctaaagggaggagggaagagggagctgagcgggGTCAGAATAGACCCAGAGCAGAATATTTcagattgtttttgttacccctttaatgaagaagATGCACATTACCCAGCAGCTCTGGCCTTATTGGTGGATATGCATGGGAACCTCCTGAGCTCCACAGACTGTGGAGGACGGAGGGCTTGGAACTTTGTAAAattatgtttaaagtttttaaataTAGTTCAAAAACTTTATTAAACAATGTCTTGAAGTGATCAAAAATGTCTGACGCATCAGAAGAAAGGACAGTACAGGATAAATTATAACATATTTCCCCCCACATATTTCAGAGATATATTGCACACCCACAGTACCATCTTCATTAAAGGTGTAGTGGCTTCCATTCCCGGACTGTGAGAGTAGGACCCAGCTTTCCTACTGTCCTGAGGAGATATGATGGTTTCACACAGGTCTGAAGCGTTAAATCATAACAGGCTTCTATGAGACTTCAGGCCGTATTCTCATAAGATCCACAGATGCGTGTGGGACATTGTCCTTAAATAATAAGACTGTAGCCAGGATCAGTTCATAGTCACAGATGAGACTTTCTATAACCATTTctgtattctgaataaaggtcAGTAGTAACAGAAAACCCAGAGTGCGCTGACTGTTCCTATCAGTTGACCTAAGATTTTGCCCATAGCCTAAATCAACGTCATGCTTACCTAGCTACTTTGACTGAATACACCCCATAGAGCAgggctagggaaccttggctctccagctgttgcaaaactacaacttccatcatgctgtACAGCCAAAGTGGGTCAGTAATGGCGTggagtggcatttctttggagggccgcacaaACCTTTATGtgctgccattaggtaccgagaccctcagagcccttgtgagaccatatgctggtgcggttggggttcctcctaatgcaggacaatgctagacctcatgtggctggagggtgtcagcagttcctgcaggatggaggcagtgaagctttggactggccgcccgttccccagacctgaatcccttTGACCAAATCTGgaacatcatgtctcctccatccaccaacgtcacgtttcagcacagactgtccaggagttggcgtatcctttagtccaggtctgggaggagaccAAAGAATTAACACAGAAAAATGTGACAGCTTACCGCAATGGTTAGATGCAGACCCAATACATTTTCCTGTGttcttgtgtgtttgcaatttcagccatagcaacgtgctcctgcctagtgtgaatggtgttctaggagagctgaccaaatttgtcatttttgcctgtgttccagatggggggagcgGCTGCCACTACTTGGTCGTGcgctccacctatcccacccaggtggttattatatttgccagtattagttgggtcttgcatgcccagagcataggcttattatatgtcaTGGAGAGGTGATAGTACAGTCAGGGCCGCtataaccagagggcacatggtgcacgtgcaccgggcccactggttaaaggggcccccccgagcaggctggttgttgctatgtgcgaccagtgcggtcgcacagggctccggccaccagcctgtcaggggggagcgccatggatgggtaatctacttacccctccatggtgccccctgcagggccccccccatcccccgcccgctgctgcggcggtgcttcagcagcagcgatactgacagagagagagccattggctcctccctgtcagtcactcttgtggccgcacttcctgcggtcacaagaggccgcactctccctctagcacccgacgtcactggagtgtcggcgcgagggtaagtgcggccacaagagggaagagaagaggaatgcgtggacctaggtgagtaaaagtgtttgtttttttcaatgttatatgggagggggagtgcatATAcctttggggagcacagggggctatatactatgggggagcacaggggagctatatactatgggggagcacaggggagctatatactatgggggagcacaggggagctatatactatgggggagcacaggggagctatatactatgggggagcacagggggctatatactatgggggaacacagggagctatatactatgggggagcaaagggggctgtatactatgggggagcacaggggagctatatactatgggggagcacaggggagctatatactactggggagcacaggggagctatatacaactggggagcacagggggatatatactactggggagcacaggagtctatatactattggggagcacagggggctatatactattggggagcacagcggtctatatactatgggggagagcacaggggggctatatactattggggagagcacaggggggctatatactattgtgggagagcacaggggggctatatactattggagagcacatgggggctatatcctattgtgggagagcacaggggggctatatactattgtgggagagcacaggggggctatatactactggggatagtgcacaggggggctatatactaatgggggagcgcacaggagggctgtatataactggaggagcgcatgagggtctatatactacagggacaccttaaaactatggaggcacagaggggtgtaactatgtaggggtacagaggggtgttactactgtataggggtacaagggacctaactactgtatgtgttggagcctaaaatatttgtctggcagattctggagagaagattcccagccaggagaagacttcaaggtggcccaggctggatggagagaaaaagaaaaggtgacagactctgatcggagaagacgcccccggtgagtcactggatgtaactgcactctgttatagggttgtagtgttaggggtcatgatgtggcggtattatgtaatggtataattgatgatatctttctgttttgtttagtgcagtttttatataatatgtaatcactgtatggtggatatagtgttataaggtaactactgtatgtattggggctctagatacagtgtgggggcaaattcagtacattatacaatgtgccgaaagggagggggggcccactcttgagggctgtgcactgggcccaccaatgtattaaaacggccctgagtacagtgtagggtccatcccggcatgaggccaccttatcgtggtgggatggtttacactgtcTGCAAATAGTAACCATGAGTCTCATTATTTTTATACATAttgtaagggtgggtttacactacggaattctcgcagataatgtccgcggaaatccgctgtctgtccgcgcgcctttccgccggctccataaacaccattctatgggccggcgtattccgctatccgccgaaagaagtgacatgtcacttctttcggcggaatacgccagcccatagaatggtgtctatggaatcggcggaaaggcgcgcagccgtgcacgcggacagccgacggaattccccggatattatccgcgagaattcctcagtatgaacccaccctaacaccgCCACCAAATGCTCTACTTTCAACTTCTAATATCAGTGTAGCATTAACTTtttatgtttaaaggggaactccacataaggaaaatttttttctattaaaagttatatagatgtgtctatacaatgtattaccttatctgtacagttctgccacactggtagctgatagacatccaggaagtgaagaaaaatgtcctctgtgccaattcacattgtctcctgcttccactgctttcccaccttaggagacaaatattccatgcctctgtctcacattgtgtgtgtttgctgagcacaggctgatgatgcagacagggggcagggtgtgatggatcccccaatcccctgagtgattcaccatctctgaccggccagaagcagctgctgcactgatttaactgattgtgcaaaagtctgcagtgaaattagggctgtgttcacacatgttggagtttcattgcagtactgcagcgtattcacaaacatgatgcagtaacacaagtaaatgatgctaaacggcagagaggatcagagccggcactgccaatcccacctggagaaaaaccgaggcataaacagtatattccatgtaacacaatatcggataaagtttttattgtggggctcagcttcaaagataaaagatgcttcatCATATGTGCgtaaaatgaaaaggaaaaaaaaaatctaaaagttttttttactttattccaatatcagcgttacaggtagagaatacagcgtgctgtgtggtgttacaggtagagaatacagcgtgctgtgtggtgttacaggtagagaatacagcgtgctgtgtggtgttacaggtagagaatacagagtgctgtgtggtgttacaggtagagaatacagcatgctgtgtgggtgggaacacaatgaaatgataaattactgcaaataattcagtaacacaatgaaactgcaatgtgtgaacacagcctagatcagcgtttcccaaccggtgggaaatgtgcgctgtctctttaagcatcccgagaagctgcggtcgcgcagcttctcgggatgcacggatcactttcatgttctgcCCGCACTgtaagcgggcggaacattaaagcgagcagaatataggagcaggaagtgtcagcgtcctcctcctgtattctctcccataggccaccggcacttcatgccagcagcctatgggaggccgggacgtgacctctccggcaggcgtcatcactcctgccggaagtcccgtccccgcggctcgcaagatggagcccgaagaggaggaagagctgctgcctgcacagcgcggattaggtgagtaggatgtttgttttttttaaggggcagagcagggggcattattagttcatggggggcacctctgggggcattattagtatatgggggcacctctgggggcattattagtatatgggggcacctctgggggcattcttagtatatgggggcacctctgggggcattattagttcatgggggcacctctgggggcatttttagtatatgggggcacctctgggggcattattagttcatgggggaacctctgggggcattattagttcatgggggcaccttcgggggcattattagttcatgggggccacctctgggggcattattagtatatgggggcacctctgggggcattattagttcatgggggcacctctgggggcattattagtatatgggggcacctctgggggcattattagttcatgggggcacctctgggggcattattagtatatggggcacctctgggggcattattagttcatgggggcacctctgggggcattattagttcatcacagcaggggatcctacatacagggggcatcccacattcctactcgctttactgcacataacaccaaacagcgcagttactatggagcctaca includes:
- the LOC138786620 gene encoding oocyte zinc finger protein XlCOF6.1-like; translation: MNQGGDLIVINATDITVKEEEEEEVTDVSSDEQYKEEINTGKDLNYINAPDMMVKEETDDSSDEQYKEDISTGNRPDDSTRSSGGHQISSEDHITQDTYEEPSTIPDTPSAPHSKDLSSHPVIQVPSSDPSQQADIYREDDEHQRENTGKTQFSCSQCKKIFALKKYLKRHQKIHTGEKPFSCSECGKYFALKSNFLVHQQIHTGEKPFSCSECGRGFVQKSDLVKHQKTHTGEKPFSCSECGKCFSQKTKLVTHVKIHTGEKPFSCSECGVCFTKKSKLVEHQRIHTGEKPFLCSECGKCFSQKPYLVEHQRTHTGEKPFSCSKCGKCFTQKSTLGKHQRTHTKQRGREEGSKAGVDTMLLP